Proteins encoded within one genomic window of Methanothrix harundinacea 6Ac:
- a CDS encoding SAVED domain-containing protein — protein sequence MGGKEVGLSKRPLAIAIGIGKDLEASVGNYLKDQDWDVQLISWKSGDTWLEPKDYPEVMVKINGLKDLAMKSGVTEVLLFYAGPIDLAIYIGTRLQNWVPVKVFNFEKGTYRHSLTLEKESAGMGSLTEQLVKKL from the coding sequence TTGGGGGGAAAGGAGGTTGGGCTATCAAAACGGCCCCTGGCCATAGCTATCGGCATCGGTAAGGATCTGGAGGCCTCAGTCGGCAACTATCTGAAGGATCAAGATTGGGATGTGCAGCTCATCAGCTGGAAGAGTGGAGATACCTGGCTGGAGCCCAAGGACTATCCCGAGGTTATGGTGAAGATAAACGGGTTGAAAGATCTGGCCATGAAGAGCGGTGTCACAGAGGTTCTCCTCTTCTATGCAGGGCCGATCGATCTTGCGATTTATATAGGCACGAGGCTACAGAACTGGGTTCCGGTGAAGGTCTTCAATTTTGAAAAAGGAACTTACAGGCATAGCCTAACCCTTGAGAAAGAATCCGCCGGGATGGGTTCCCTCACCGAGCAGCTCGTTAAAAAACTATAA
- the crn3 gene encoding CRISPR-associated ring nuclease Crn3/Csx3 produces the protein MNFVIYPIGVSGPITSAEPLPPLPKIPRGSLVVVEGKAPIWRYGMALHLLHGSPAAAIAFYDPRLGAVVVATHSREWAVGDVVDITLEGNPDQGSSEKAGRV, from the coding sequence TTGAACTTCGTCATCTATCCCATCGGCGTCTCCGGCCCCATCACCTCCGCCGAGCCGCTGCCACCCCTGCCGAAGATCCCCCGCGGGTCCCTCGTCGTCGTCGAGGGGAAAGCGCCGATCTGGCGGTACGGCATGGCGCTCCACCTCCTCCACGGCTCGCCCGCGGCGGCGATCGCCTTCTACGACCCCCGGCTCGGGGCGGTGGTGGTGGCAACCCACAGCCGGGAGTGGGCGGTGGGAGACGTGGTAGACATTACCCTGGAGGGTAATCCAGATCAAGGAAGCTCGGAAAAGGCGGGACGAGTATGA
- the cmr6 gene encoding type III-B CRISPR module RAMP protein Cmr6 has translation MVKMVRPIYRTETNITRRPGESNAGLWYDKFCDQWSDKWDGLGDKGKTSWIEGVTKKPVGDPRLINEIVERRLNLIASSRGFALHLKTEGPFVTGLGRNHPVENGFAWHQTLGTPYLPGSSVKGVVRSWAKIWEEENDETINRIFGPRDSNTSSVGSVIFLDAIPISQVQLKADVMTPHYGPYYQGDEPPADWQSPVPVPFLVVEAGQDFLFGVMPRRPEDQRDGDDCKKAAEWLRVALNKIGGGAKTAVGYGRFEAFVPRSPAMDWLDKEIDRLAREQNKDPSKVLTEMPLKVAESWNSIEDSELKEKILADIKARYGKLWDRPTGGLKKAKKIYEAQLH, from the coding sequence ATGGTAAAGATGGTTCGTCCGATTTATAGGACTGAGACGAATATCACCCGAAGACCAGGGGAGAGCAACGCAGGGCTGTGGTACGACAAGTTCTGCGACCAGTGGTCGGATAAATGGGACGGCCTGGGCGACAAGGGCAAGACGAGCTGGATCGAGGGCGTCACCAAGAAGCCCGTGGGAGATCCCCGTCTGATTAATGAGATTGTGGAGCGCCGATTGAATCTGATCGCCAGCAGCAGAGGCTTTGCCCTGCATCTCAAGACAGAGGGGCCGTTTGTCACGGGTCTAGGAAGAAATCATCCTGTAGAGAATGGGTTCGCTTGGCACCAGACCCTAGGAACCCCTTACTTGCCGGGCTCATCCGTTAAGGGTGTCGTCCGGTCCTGGGCTAAGATCTGGGAGGAAGAGAACGATGAGACGATTAATCGGATATTTGGTCCCAGGGACTCCAATACCTCTTCGGTGGGCTCGGTCATCTTTCTTGATGCCATCCCAATTAGTCAGGTGCAATTGAAGGCCGACGTCATGACCCCTCATTACGGCCCCTACTATCAGGGAGATGAGCCTCCTGCTGACTGGCAAAGTCCCGTACCCGTTCCGTTTTTGGTCGTTGAAGCAGGACAGGATTTCCTCTTCGGCGTAATGCCAAGAAGACCTGAAGATCAGAGAGATGGGGATGACTGCAAGAAGGCCGCAGAGTGGCTCAGAGTTGCCCTGAATAAAATCGGCGGAGGAGCCAAGACAGCGGTCGGATACGGCAGGTTTGAGGCGTTTGTTCCAAGATCGCCTGCTATGGATTGGCTGGATAAGGAGATTGACCGGCTAGCAAGAGAGCAGAATAAAGATCCGTCCAAGGTCCTCACAGAGATGCCCTTGAAGGTAGCCGAGAGCTGGAACTCGATAGAAGACTCAGAACTCAAGGAGAAGATTCTGGCGGATATCAAGGCCAGATACGGCAAACTCTGGGATCGTCCGACGGGCGGACTGAAGAAAGCGAAGAAGATCTACGAGGCACAGCTGCATTAG
- the cmr5 gene encoding type III-B CRISPR module-associated protein Cmr5, giving the protein MMAEKTLGQKRAAHALDGITKLAEKKDYGNFGSYVQRLPATIVMNGLGQAMAGELAAARLAKGDRMSADERAHKTLFDCVESWLFECEAYSGDGGLMAAIVNSSQENYVRAQAEALAYLDWLKKFSQAYLGDGKDGSSDL; this is encoded by the coding sequence ATGATGGCTGAAAAGACCCTGGGCCAGAAGCGCGCCGCTCATGCCTTGGATGGCATAACTAAATTGGCAGAGAAGAAGGATTACGGGAACTTCGGAAGCTATGTTCAGCGACTTCCTGCAACCATCGTCATGAACGGACTTGGACAGGCTATGGCGGGAGAGCTGGCTGCGGCCAGGCTTGCCAAGGGCGATAGGATGAGCGCCGATGAGAGAGCCCACAAAACCCTCTTTGATTGTGTAGAGAGCTGGCTTTTTGAGTGCGAAGCTTATTCAGGAGATGGGGGTCTGATGGCGGCGATCGTCAATAGCAGCCAAGAAAATTATGTCCGAGCCCAGGCGGAGGCTCTCGCCTATCTCGATTGGCTCAAGAAGTTCAGCCAGGCGTATTTGGGGGATGGTAAAGATGGTTCGTCCGATTTATAG
- the cmr4 gene encoding type III-B CRISPR module RAMP protein Cmr4: MRSIIIGMLAETPVHPGAGRSTGFVDLPVARESITEYPVIVGSSLKGALKDRARDKWPGKRSENGEEAAQSEEVERAFGKQDGAGDLIVSDARLLLLPVRSLTGHYKWATCPNILERLSRDIHRSGFEKKLKIPKTDKKPENGTVLGEGSGKIFLEEREFKIVETADKSVIEAIDQLMPNRASAERLARQLIVLSDDDFKWFASYGLPISARNVLDENTKTSKNLWYEETLAQDSLFYNLLMERGNGSIDLVKILVDERPYLQVGGNETVGQGWFALRLVGE; encoded by the coding sequence ATGAGGAGCATAATCATAGGAATGTTGGCAGAGACGCCGGTCCATCCCGGCGCCGGCCGCTCGACGGGCTTTGTGGACCTGCCCGTGGCGCGTGAATCGATTACCGAGTATCCCGTGATTGTAGGCTCAAGCCTAAAAGGAGCCTTGAAGGATCGGGCCAGGGATAAGTGGCCGGGGAAAAGATCTGAGAATGGAGAGGAAGCGGCTCAGAGCGAGGAGGTAGAAAGGGCGTTCGGGAAGCAAGATGGTGCCGGGGATCTTATCGTCTCGGATGCACGGCTTCTTCTGCTTCCTGTTCGCAGTCTGACTGGGCATTATAAATGGGCTACATGTCCCAATATTCTTGAGAGGCTGAGTCGAGATATTCACCGTTCCGGATTTGAGAAAAAACTCAAAATCCCAAAGACGGATAAAAAGCCGGAGAATGGAACCGTACTGGGAGAGGGATCTGGTAAAATTTTCCTGGAAGAGAGAGAGTTCAAGATAGTTGAAACGGCTGATAAATCTGTCATCGAGGCAATTGATCAGCTGATGCCAAATCGAGCCTCAGCAGAAAGGCTGGCTAGACAGCTGATTGTACTAAGCGACGACGACTTCAAGTGGTTTGCTAGCTACGGGCTACCTATCAGTGCTCGCAACGTTTTGGATGAGAATACAAAGACCAGCAAGAACCTTTGGTATGAAGAGACATTGGCCCAAGATTCACTATTCTACAACCTATTAATGGAGCGAGGTAACGGCTCGATCGATCTGGTCAAGATACTGGTGGATGAACGCCCTTACCTTCAGGTGGGTGGAAACGAGACAGTAGGGCAGGGATGGTTCGCCTTAAGGCTTGTGGGGGAATAG
- a CDS encoding type III-B CRISPR module-associated protein Cmr3, producing MTFKAYKLTPVGSWFFRDGRPYNQGESTLADIKSLFPPFAVTAVGAIRASFARDLARDQGWNGKGDWPSEIKAKLGNGQKLAPLSFRGPYLLREKEGRSDFLVPAPLHLLGKESESDESKWEELCLLRPGEEVDCDIGDGVRLPSSKDAQGKKSLFGSYLTLKDLEVVLTGGDLSKISPIKAKDLWDFEFLVGIARDFKNRTALEGLLYSISRVRLMQGVSLAVEVDGIEAGLDLESTLPFGGEGGLAYADMMDGTIKIPDAAELIPSSDGNIRFTLTHLTPAHFKCTWPGPGEEVPGITGSRVVSACLERPVWIGGWDSVNREPLPLKPFLPGGSTWFCEADGDRAEEIRKIGGKKIGEYCEFGFGEIAIGSWNDEQ from the coding sequence ATGACTTTCAAAGCATATAAGCTGACTCCGGTCGGGAGTTGGTTTTTCCGAGATGGAAGGCCTTACAACCAGGGGGAGTCTACACTAGCTGATATCAAGAGCTTATTCCCGCCATTTGCGGTGACGGCGGTCGGGGCCATAAGGGCTTCGTTTGCCAGAGACCTTGCCAGAGACCAGGGATGGAATGGCAAAGGGGACTGGCCATCTGAGATCAAAGCAAAGCTGGGCAATGGTCAAAAATTGGCTCCACTGAGCTTTAGGGGACCGTATCTGCTCAGGGAAAAGGAAGGCAGGTCAGATTTTCTAGTTCCAGCTCCCCTCCATCTCCTGGGAAAAGAATCCGAATCCGATGAAAGCAAATGGGAAGAGTTGTGCCTTCTGAGGCCGGGCGAAGAGGTGGATTGCGATATTGGAGATGGGGTCCGGCTGCCTTCTTCAAAAGACGCCCAGGGCAAGAAATCCCTATTTGGCTCTTATCTCACTTTGAAAGACTTAGAAGTCGTCTTAACCGGAGGCGATTTGAGCAAAATATCTCCGATCAAAGCTAAAGATCTCTGGGATTTTGAGTTTCTCGTCGGCATAGCAAGGGACTTTAAGAACAGGACCGCCCTGGAGGGGCTTCTTTACTCCATCTCTAGGGTGCGATTGATGCAGGGCGTAAGTCTTGCGGTAGAGGTCGACGGTATTGAAGCAGGATTGGACCTTGAATCGACTTTGCCTTTCGGTGGCGAGGGAGGGTTAGCCTATGCCGATATGATGGACGGCACAATAAAAATCCCGGATGCTGCTGAGCTAATACCCTCTTCTGACGGCAATATCCGGTTTACATTAACCCATCTCACCCCTGCCCACTTCAAATGCACCTGGCCAGGCCCGGGAGAAGAGGTTCCTGGGATCACAGGCTCCAGGGTTGTATCAGCCTGTCTGGAGCGACCGGTTTGGATCGGTGGGTGGGATTCGGTTAACAGAGAGCCCCTGCCTCTAAAGCCGTTCTTGCCTGGGGGTTCTACCTGGTTTTGTGAAGCTGACGGCGACCGCGCCGAAGAGATCAGAAAAATAGGTGGAAAAAAAATCGGCGAGTACTGCGAGTTCGGATTTGGGGAGATAGCTATCGGTTCCTGGAATGATGAACAATAG
- the cas10 gene encoding type III-B CRISPR-associated protein Cas10/Cmr2 has translation MSDKIFFSLGPVQGFVAQARRTRDLWSGSFLLSYLSGCAISEVMDKGGQITIPDVTDDPLLAWIRRSREGNAPIIGSIPNRFEAIVEDDPKSVASSAAKMVQNRWMEIAEAVWDEYVVDVAENGYGTEMIWDRQVKNFWEINWVAAPDISSMNSRKNWRIIGHLEEEPGDHCTMMGDWQELSGFVRSKQSRIQNKFWESLSFQRINGKRKLGKLDIREGERLCALALIKRLFPVSTMAKDWGVETRNWPSTPYVAAIPWLKSVIDAASEDAYDYAGHILNAASGAERKGISRQIGSFCDRHNRFLDLDGNFYFENALIDCKRTPFDDTPEFLKNCAEEPDEDKKTRKELKIQLRALSEKAKFRPTPFYAMLLMDGDNMGKLMGDYKDKEDLITKALSAFTKDVRDIVKTREGVTIYAGGDDVLAMLPMPEALKCAKELSESYEKRFEDVIPEVKATISAGLVFSHYHIPLSTVMREAHYILDDVAKDKNGRGSIAVSVLKNSGKYCQWTVTWDRLTDEESRDRIDDLVFKVREGPHKKFSKSFFYGMRDDLAILSGDQSLKPGNYANLIEGLDPLPLLTAEYMKSRDRKVSREDAEKQVGSLLELSYKSHNKSGVNKTVLSTDAAMLIKFLSQTAEGGSE, from the coding sequence ATGAGCGATAAAATATTCTTCAGCCTGGGACCCGTCCAAGGGTTTGTGGCCCAAGCCAGGCGAACTCGCGACCTTTGGAGCGGGTCATTCTTGCTGTCGTATCTCTCGGGATGTGCCATCAGCGAGGTTATGGACAAAGGTGGGCAGATCACTATTCCAGATGTCACAGACGATCCTCTCCTGGCCTGGATCCGAAGATCTAGGGAAGGTAATGCTCCCATCATCGGCTCTATACCTAATCGTTTCGAGGCGATCGTTGAGGATGATCCGAAGAGCGTTGCCAGCTCTGCGGCAAAGATGGTGCAGAACCGATGGATGGAGATCGCCGAAGCCGTTTGGGACGAGTATGTAGTAGATGTTGCTGAAAACGGCTATGGAACCGAAATGATCTGGGACCGTCAGGTTAAGAATTTCTGGGAGATAAACTGGGTTGCAGCTCCAGATATTTCGTCAATGAACTCCAGAAAGAACTGGAGAATAATTGGGCATCTCGAAGAAGAGCCTGGTGATCACTGCACTATGATGGGTGACTGGCAGGAGCTATCCGGTTTTGTCCGTTCGAAGCAGAGTAGGATCCAGAACAAATTCTGGGAGAGTCTGTCTTTTCAAAGAATAAACGGCAAACGAAAACTCGGCAAGCTCGACATCAGAGAAGGTGAAAGGCTCTGTGCATTAGCCCTTATTAAACGGTTATTCCCGGTCTCAACGATGGCCAAAGATTGGGGCGTAGAAACAAGGAACTGGCCTTCAACGCCATATGTGGCAGCTATTCCATGGTTAAAATCCGTAATTGATGCAGCTTCCGAAGACGCCTATGATTATGCAGGCCATATTCTAAACGCTGCGTCGGGTGCCGAGAGAAAGGGGATTTCCAGGCAGATCGGATCTTTTTGCGATAGGCATAATAGGTTTCTGGATCTGGACGGCAATTTCTACTTCGAAAACGCGCTAATCGACTGTAAGCGAACCCCTTTTGATGATACACCGGAATTTCTGAAAAATTGCGCGGAAGAACCTGATGAGGACAAGAAAACACGAAAGGAACTCAAAATCCAGCTGAGAGCACTGTCTGAGAAAGCTAAGTTTAGACCTACCCCTTTCTATGCTATGCTTCTGATGGACGGAGACAACATGGGGAAGTTGATGGGCGACTACAAAGATAAAGAAGACCTGATCACTAAGGCCCTTTCAGCTTTTACAAAAGACGTTCGCGACATCGTGAAAACTAGAGAAGGAGTCACCATCTATGCAGGAGGTGACGACGTTCTAGCAATGCTTCCCATGCCTGAAGCTCTAAAATGTGCTAAAGAGCTATCGGAAAGTTATGAGAAACGCTTCGAAGATGTTATCCCCGAAGTCAAAGCGACGATATCAGCAGGACTGGTATTCTCGCATTACCACATCCCTCTGAGCACAGTGATGAGAGAGGCTCATTATATCTTAGATGATGTGGCCAAGGACAAGAACGGCCGGGGTAGCATTGCAGTCAGCGTATTGAAGAATAGCGGCAAATACTGCCAGTGGACGGTGACCTGGGATCGATTAACCGATGAAGAAAGCAGGGATCGCATCGATGATCTGGTCTTTAAGGTCAGGGAAGGACCTCATAAGAAATTCTCCAAGTCCTTCTTTTATGGCATGAGAGATGATCTGGCCATACTATCAGGAGATCAATCTCTGAAGCCAGGCAATTATGCGAATCTCATCGAGGGTCTCGACCCGCTGCCATTGTTGACTGCGGAATACATGAAGTCTAGGGATAGAAAAGTAAGCAGAGAAGACGCGGAGAAACAGGTGGGATCTCTTCTTGAGCTGAGCTACAAGTCCCACAATAAGAGTGGAGTTAACAAAACAGTTCTTAGCACCGATGCAGCGATGCTGATCAAATTCCTCTCACAGACCGCTGAAGGAGGGAGCGAATGA
- the cmr1 gene encoding type III-B CRISPR module RAMP protein Cmr1, giving the protein MIELEAKFRVVTPLFMSGSDKSQAELRVPSIKGVLRFWWRALALGRLGSVSRVRDEESHIFGSAGRDVGQAKVHLSLKLDENIGQYKDPILKYANGEPVGPGARYLGYGVVEAVPSRKRNTKEGQILRSCLKYPFDGTLNLLFRNGTIDDDVENVTSALIAMGLFGGLGSRSRKGYGSFNLLELKLGDEILFRMPNDVEDLKLKIGSFFRDYNIKAYSGLPPYTAYSDLTRVDIVEKGSDPLRLLNTVGEAMQLYRSWGRNGKVNDQNSERNFKDDHDLAADAIKTRVSTHPRRVVFGLPHNYYFSSYQEKVDVKPARLERRGSPLFIHIQELNNGQYAAVPAIFPSEFLPPGERIRVGSSVVPQSVDYSVLHEFLDGKNGYGKPRFPDAVKVI; this is encoded by the coding sequence ATGATCGAACTTGAAGCGAAATTTCGTGTTGTTACGCCACTTTTCATGTCCGGGTCGGATAAATCTCAAGCTGAACTTCGGGTTCCAAGCATCAAAGGGGTATTGAGATTCTGGTGGCGAGCATTGGCCTTGGGGCGGCTTGGTTCTGTTAGCAGGGTAAGAGATGAAGAATCGCATATCTTTGGAAGTGCTGGACGTGACGTTGGACAGGCCAAGGTGCATTTAAGTCTGAAGCTGGACGAAAATATCGGCCAATACAAGGACCCCATCCTGAAGTATGCAAATGGCGAACCGGTAGGCCCTGGTGCTCGCTATCTTGGTTATGGTGTTGTAGAAGCAGTTCCCAGCCGGAAAAGGAATACTAAAGAGGGACAAATCCTCCGGTCTTGCCTGAAGTATCCATTTGATGGGACACTAAATCTTCTCTTCAGGAATGGCACAATCGACGACGATGTCGAGAACGTAACATCTGCACTGATCGCCATGGGCCTTTTCGGAGGCCTTGGATCAAGATCCCGCAAAGGATACGGGTCCTTCAATCTGTTAGAGCTTAAACTCGGAGATGAAATCCTCTTCAGAATGCCTAACGATGTTGAGGATCTGAAGCTGAAAATTGGATCGTTCTTCAGGGACTACAACATTAAAGCTTACTCCGGTCTACCTCCCTATACTGCATACAGTGATCTGACCAGAGTAGACATAGTTGAAAAGGGATCTGATCCCCTTAGGCTTCTCAACACGGTAGGAGAGGCAATGCAGTTGTATAGAAGCTGGGGAAGAAACGGCAAAGTAAACGATCAGAATTCCGAGAGAAACTTCAAGGATGATCACGACCTGGCAGCAGACGCCATTAAAACGAGAGTGAGCACCCATCCGCGCCGTGTCGTCTTTGGCCTTCCCCACAATTACTACTTCTCCAGCTATCAAGAAAAAGTTGATGTGAAGCCAGCTAGACTAGAGAGGCGTGGCAGTCCTTTATTCATCCATATTCAGGAGTTGAATAATGGGCAGTATGCAGCTGTTCCGGCGATCTTTCCCTCAGAGTTTCTTCCTCCTGGAGAGAGGATTCGCGTCGGCAGCTCCGTTGTTCCTCAAAGCGTTGATTACAGCGTTCTTCACGAATTCCTAGATGGAAAAAACGGATATGGAAAACCAAGATTTCCAGATGCAGTGAAAGTTATTTAG
- the csb2 gene encoding type I-G CRISPR-associated protein Csb2: MTFDFGVRSRSRSPRYSRYSPRDVSEIRQGPDHPPTVGRYAVGGRPPKLTDGITLAERVHAALVELSDGSATFTGCDEAGRPLVGHGHAFILPESVEALGRGKEGEVTHVTVYAPGGFGSRERAALEALREVRGDGIVADLTLLALGHPGDFGGFDPAGGGSPLLAESRIWTSRTPFVPTRYPKATRAGAPKLDPSGLQIGSPEHELLRLLGLAGFPEPVTVEAVSFTEIAGERVGWSSFRRARNRGDGRRAGSAGYGFRIEFPAPVQGPVAVGYGAHFGMGGFVVEDRSK; this comes from the coding sequence ATGACCTTCGATTTTGGCGTGAGGAGCCGGAGCCGCTCCCCCCGATATTCTCGATATTCACCGAGAGATGTCTCCGAGATCCGGCAGGGCCCGGACCATCCGCCAACCGTCGGACGCTACGCCGTCGGGGGCCGCCCGCCGAAGCTCACCGACGGAATCACCCTGGCGGAGCGGGTCCACGCCGCCCTGGTGGAGCTCTCCGACGGCTCGGCGACCTTCACCGGCTGCGACGAGGCCGGAAGGCCCCTCGTCGGCCACGGCCACGCCTTCATCCTCCCCGAGTCGGTCGAGGCCCTGGGGCGGGGCAAGGAAGGCGAGGTGACTCACGTCACCGTCTACGCCCCCGGGGGCTTCGGCTCTCGCGAAAGGGCCGCCCTGGAGGCCCTCCGGGAAGTCCGGGGCGATGGGATCGTCGCCGACCTCACCCTCCTCGCCCTCGGCCACCCCGGCGACTTCGGCGGGTTCGATCCGGCCGGAGGCGGATCCCCCCTCCTCGCCGAGTCGCGGATCTGGACCTCCCGGACCCCCTTTGTCCCCACCAGATACCCCAAGGCGACCCGGGCGGGGGCGCCGAAGCTCGACCCCTCGGGTTTACAGATCGGAAGCCCCGAGCACGAGCTCTTGCGGCTCCTGGGCCTCGCCGGGTTTCCCGAGCCGGTGACCGTCGAGGCGGTCTCCTTCACCGAGATCGCCGGGGAGAGGGTCGGCTGGTCGAGCTTCCGGCGGGCGCGAAACAGGGGGGACGGGAGGAGGGCGGGGTCTGCAGGATACGGCTTCCGGATCGAGTTTCCCGCGCCCGTCCAGGGGCCGGTGGCGGTGGGGTACGGGGCGCATTTTGGGATGGGGGGGTTTGTGGTTGAAGATCGATCCAAATAG